From one Peredibacter starrii genomic stretch:
- a CDS encoding HAMP domain-containing sensor histidine kinase, which translates to METGSHLTSYFILALAIGLFIASLWMRSSLKKEIRKKDEALRMKETEFNELRMLAAGVTHEINNAVTIVIGRADQLARKNDDPQQEKIFNSIKKGCDRIVTSVKGLRQFIYPDTREVETYIDLGKLIEDVMKLTGQRLRNHGIELRLRGVENKFVRGRISQLEQLLTNLLNQSVERLSDLPEKWVQLIAADEQGGLNIYYMDSSGDIGDKISHKQFSEILERNHGHLTVNQNNLVMELSKPAPEKFHI; encoded by the coding sequence ATGGAAACGGGATCACACCTAACCTCATACTTTATTCTGGCCCTCGCAATCGGACTCTTTATCGCTTCTCTTTGGATGCGATCCAGTCTGAAAAAAGAAATTCGTAAAAAAGATGAAGCACTTCGGATGAAGGAAACTGAGTTTAATGAACTCCGAATGCTGGCGGCCGGTGTTACTCACGAGATTAATAACGCTGTTACTATTGTAATAGGACGTGCTGATCAACTGGCGCGAAAAAACGATGATCCTCAACAAGAAAAAATCTTCAATAGCATTAAGAAGGGCTGCGACCGAATTGTAACAAGTGTTAAAGGACTTCGTCAGTTCATTTACCCTGATACAAGAGAGGTTGAGACTTATATTGATCTTGGTAAGCTCATTGAAGATGTGATGAAGCTTACTGGTCAGCGACTTCGTAATCACGGAATTGAACTGCGCCTTCGAGGAGTTGAAAATAAATTCGTCCGAGGACGTATCAGTCAACTCGAGCAGCTTTTGACCAATCTCTTAAATCAATCTGTTGAGAGACTTTCTGATCTTCCAGAAAAATGGGTGCAACTGATTGCTGCCGATGAGCAGGGCGGTCTGAATATCTATTACATGGATTCCAGTGGAGATATTGGTGATAAGATCAGCCACAAGCAATTCAGTGAAATCCTTGAACGAAATCACGGTCACCTGACTGTTAACCAAAACAATCTTGTGATGGAACTTTCAAAACCAGCTCCAGAGAAATTTCACATTTGA
- a CDS encoding very short patch repair endonuclease produces the protein MEKNLKEHVPKIVSLERSRIMSKIKSNGNRSTELKIRMHLVRMGISGWEMQRKDLPGRPDFYFPKKKLVLFVDGCFWHGCPKCFKGTKTNKAFWNTKVESNRKRDRRNNKYYRGMGVKVIRIWEHEIDKKKESLYGIL, from the coding sequence ATGGAAAAGAATTTAAAAGAACATGTTCCGAAGATCGTTTCACTGGAGCGATCTCGGATCATGTCCAAAATTAAAAGTAATGGAAATAGATCCACTGAACTAAAAATCAGAATGCATCTGGTTCGTATGGGCATTTCCGGCTGGGAGATGCAGAGAAAAGATCTCCCGGGGAGACCCGATTTCTATTTTCCGAAAAAGAAGTTGGTCCTATTTGTGGACGGTTGTTTTTGGCACGGGTGCCCGAAATGTTTTAAGGGAACTAAAACAAATAAGGCCTTCTGGAACACTAAAGTGGAATCTAATAGGAAAAGAGATCGACGCAATAATAAGTACTATCGCGGCATGGGAGTGAAAGTGATAAGAATCTGGGAACATGAGATTGATAAGAAGAAAGAATCGTTATACGGTATTCTTTGA
- a CDS encoding ATP-binding cassette domain-containing protein, producing MTIVFNNVGFEWPDGQQIFKSINFSLETKIYGLIGPNGVGKTTLANLLLGDLDPTSGTISKGSEVVHIFHQKETPPEISLSEYLMETNAFEESLLLSFLKNLSLEQTCSSLSGGEWARVRLVKTAASGASFIILDEPTNHMDREGRDVIQEFLNFFNGGVLIISHDREILERVDKIIELSNQGLSLFSGGWGEYSIWRERERDKLGHDLEEAKKRKAASIEERQEKVEKQQKRLAQGKKMGNSGSLPRILAGGRKRRAQQTMGDIDKNTMERLNEAVNDAWDAFQKLKVDPVMFANLPQVEIPQGKLIVEARDFNFHFDGQEDLWSNDLSFTFHGPARLAITGANGSGKSTLLQLFLGKNLPGEKRGSLGFGSVEVGLIDQHYSVLNHDESVFDNVRSVTQMSDKDLRNALAMFLFQGERVSQKVSELSGGEKLRASLAKVLLSEPVPQVLIMDEPTNNLDMPNIEFLESLLLEFNGALIVVSHDHVFLENLDLTGIIDLS from the coding sequence ATGACAATAGTATTCAATAACGTCGGCTTTGAATGGCCGGACGGTCAGCAAATATTTAAGAGTATCAATTTTTCACTCGAGACCAAAATCTACGGATTGATTGGACCTAATGGTGTGGGGAAGACCACGCTTGCCAATCTCTTGTTGGGTGATCTTGATCCGACATCGGGAACTATTTCGAAAGGTTCCGAAGTCGTACACATTTTTCATCAAAAAGAAACTCCACCAGAAATTTCTCTTTCTGAATATCTGATGGAGACCAATGCTTTTGAAGAATCTCTTTTACTCTCTTTCTTGAAGAATCTTTCTTTGGAGCAAACTTGTTCAAGTTTAAGTGGTGGTGAATGGGCGCGGGTGAGGCTTGTGAAGACGGCCGCATCTGGTGCCTCTTTTATTATCCTCGATGAACCAACCAATCACATGGACCGGGAAGGGCGAGATGTGATTCAGGAGTTCTTGAATTTCTTCAATGGTGGAGTTCTCATCATTTCCCATGATCGAGAAATTCTGGAAAGAGTAGATAAGATCATTGAACTTTCTAATCAAGGTCTCTCTTTATTCTCAGGAGGCTGGGGCGAGTATTCCATCTGGCGCGAACGAGAACGGGACAAACTTGGACACGATCTTGAGGAAGCAAAGAAAAGAAAGGCCGCTAGCATTGAAGAGCGACAAGAGAAAGTTGAGAAACAACAAAAGCGACTGGCCCAGGGAAAGAAGATGGGTAACAGTGGAAGTTTGCCGCGAATTCTAGCTGGTGGAAGAAAGAGAAGGGCCCAACAAACCATGGGAGACATCGATAAGAACACGATGGAAAGACTCAATGAGGCGGTAAATGATGCTTGGGACGCTTTTCAAAAACTAAAAGTTGATCCCGTGATGTTTGCCAATCTTCCTCAGGTTGAGATCCCTCAAGGGAAGCTTATTGTAGAGGCACGTGATTTTAATTTTCATTTTGATGGCCAAGAGGATCTTTGGTCCAATGATTTGAGTTTTACTTTTCATGGGCCAGCAAGATTGGCCATTACCGGGGCAAATGGTTCAGGTAAATCCACATTGCTTCAACTATTTTTAGGTAAAAATCTTCCAGGAGAGAAAAGAGGGTCACTGGGCTTTGGATCAGTGGAAGTTGGACTTATTGACCAACACTATTCGGTTCTCAATCATGATGAAAGTGTATTTGATAATGTAAGGTCGGTAACTCAAATGAGTGACAAGGACCTCAGAAACGCACTCGCCATGTTTCTCTTTCAGGGTGAACGAGTTTCTCAAAAAGTCTCAGAGCTAAGTGGTGGAGAGAAGCTCCGTGCATCTCTGGCGAAAGTCCTTTTGAGTGAACCTGTTCCACAAGTTTTGATTATGGATGAACCCACGAACAATTTGGATATGCCGAATATCGAATTCTTGGAGAGTCTACTTCTTGAATTTAACGGTGCTTTGATTGTGGTCTCCCATGACCATGTATTTTTAGAGAATTTGGACCTCACAGGGATCATTGATCTTAGCTGA